In Spirochaetota bacterium, the DNA window AAGAACAGGCTTATGGGCTCGCCCTCTGATGTTTTAGCCTGCAGAAAAGATTCAATCCCGCATATGAGATACTGTGCCGGCGAGAAAACCAGGATTTTCGGATCGACACGCTTGGTCGCACGGTAAAGCCGCTTTTGAATGTCCGCTAATTCTGTAGCCGAACCGGAGAAGAAAAACTTATAGTCCGTTGTACAGGCATAGGGTTCATTCTCCCCTTCAACAGCCCATAAGTATTGTTTGGTATGGGAAACAAAATTGTAAACCATTAACTCATACGCTTCCAGGCTTGCAGGACCGCTTCTCCGCCCGGGAATACCGGGAAAAGGATGGGGATCTGCCTCGGTCGGGCGTTTTGCCGCCCACGTTGGAACTCCTGAGAACACCTTGATCATTTTCGCACCATGCTGCGCATGGCTGGAATACACCTGATCAATCAGAGTAAAATCCAGGGCACCGGTAATTGTGCCGTTATCTTTCCATATCTCCCAGATTCGAATCAATTGAATATCCCAGTCCCTGACGACTGAATAACGAAACGTCGGCAGCGGGGAGCCGAGCCCATTGAATACTCGATGAAAATGCATCCCCAGTGCGAACTGCCCGGCCTGCACAGTCGTGGATGCATGCGGATAGTTTACACCGCATGAAACAGACAGGAATAGAACCGCAACGGTAATAACTCCCCACCTTTTCTTCACAGCTGCTTGCTCCTGATCATTTTAAAATGGGAAGTTTATTCGTGTTCATTTGAAATTCGGGTTCTTCTGTGTCTGATAGATTATACGCGCTTGGGGGCCCGAACCTTCGGGAAAAAAACCCGGCTGACAATGCGGGAACTCCCCCGCAGCGAGGGTTATCTTTTTTCGCCCGCTGCCGTCTTGGCGCATGACATAAAGCCCGACACCGGCCATGCCGTCATGATCAAGTGCGATGTGCCGGAATATCATCAATCTGCCGTCGCTCGACCAGTCGACGACGCCTTCGGCCGTTTTGTTCCTGCTCGTGAAAAACGGCTCGGTCATATCGATCTCTTCCCCGGTGGCGACCGTGAGCAGTACGATGTGGAACGCCCCGCCCACATTGCGAAATATGCTTACGGTGGTGCAGTCCGGCGACATGCGGCAGTCATAATCACCGATGAGCAATGCCTCTCTCGGTGCGTTCTCCGGCTTTTTCGGGAACGAGATCTGCCGTGCGTCCGTGCCATCCGTGTGCATCATCCAGACGGCCTGCGATTCACCGCGTTTTTCGGGACGGGACGGGAATATGATACGATCCTTCACCTCATGCGGGTCCGACAGCACGTGCAGGGCCGATGGCGTCGGGACCTTCGTTATATTCCCCGTCGCCATGTCGTACCAATACAGCAAACACCCATCGCCGGACCGTGTCGACATGAAGACTATCCGCTTGCCGTCCGATGAAAAACTCCCGTTGCAGTTGATCTCACCGGGCACGGGACCTGCAATGGTCCTCATTTCCGTTCCATCGAGCTTCATGATGCAGAGTTCGGAATTGGCATAGTTGTTGTCCTCAATGGCGAGGCCGTTCTTGCCGAAATTGTTGTAGGTGGAGAACGTCATCCATTCCATATCCGGTGAAATGCGGGTATGCGTTATCTGCCGCTTCGGATCGGTCATTATCAGCCTGCGGTCAGTCCCGTCGACCTTCGATGCCCAGACGCTGAAATGATCGGATGTTTCGACCCTCACTTTCCGTTCTCCTGCATGACCTGCCGAGCCGATAGCGCACAGCATGAGCAGTATGCCTGTATTCCTTAAGTTCACCGATATCTCCTGCAAGAAATCCACATCGCCCTCTGCAACCTTGAGAATTTATATCATGATATTCGTATTTGTCAAACCGCTTTACATCCGCCACCTCCGGGACGACGATCCATCGATCCTTACGTTATCCCTTGCACGCGTTTTCAACGATTCTCACTGATACGCCGCATCTCATCACAGTGAACCCCGGCGAAACAAAACGCGGTGCGGTACCATATGCATTGACCGCGGGCAAATGGGCGCCGCCTACCCCGAAGTGTACGCCGCCATGGTATCCGCTGCGAAATGCAGATCAAATATCGTGAAGCGCGGGCGTATGTCAACGGCGGCTCATCGAAGCTTACGATATACGCGTTCAACGGATGCGGCCATCACCGCCACATCAAAATGCTTTTTCGCAGCACGCACGCCGGCGTTCGCGAGCCGCTCAAGCCGCTTTCGATCGCCAAGAAGGGATGCGAGCGCATCGGCGAGTTTTTGAGGCGTATTGGGCGAATAGAGCGCCCCGGCACCGGCAAGACGGATTATCTCGGGGAATGCCCCCGCTGCAGGCTGTACAACGGGCACGCCGGACGCGAACGCTTCTATAAGATATGTGCCGAACGCCTCGCCCTCCGGCACCGGCACCGAGAGCACGGTGAGCGACGACAGAAAACCATGCGGGTCATCGCGATAGGCGTCGGGAATGATATCGACGTCATCGATGCACATCGCATGGCGGAGTTTGCGCTTCATCGCCTCAACGAAATTCTTATTGTCGCCGGTAAGCCCGCCGGTAAGACGAAGCCGCGCGCGCGCGAAACGTTCGTCCTTCTTGAGGAGAATGAACGCATCGATGAGTATATCGAGGCCGAGCGACGGCGTGAGCCGTGAAAGATATCCGATGACAGGGGTATCGGGCAGCACCGAACGTTTATATGCTTTCGTCGGCACACCGATGTAGGAGACATGGAGCTTCGAGGCCGGTATCGCCAGTCGCTTCTGCATGGCGCGTCCGAACGTACGGCTCACCGCAATGAACGCATCGACATGCTTCGCCTGTTCGCGCATGACGGACCACGCTTCCTTATCGAGCGGCTTCTCCATCTCATTGACCCAGGTATCCTCGTCCTGGAGCGAGCAGACGACACGGGCTTTTGTCTTCGCCCGTATCGCCGGGGCGAGCCCGATGAGGAGCGCGTTGGAGAGATGGACGATATCGGGTTTGCCGTATTCGATGAGCCACTGCACGAGGCGGTCGAGCTCTTTCGCCTGATTCCCCGATTCCCCGCGGAGCACCGACAGCGTCATGCCCTCAAGCCCGCGTACGCGTGTGGAACCGGACTGCGAGCTTGCGAGCGACAGAATGAACGGGGCATTGAGGATGCGTTCAAGCCACGACGGCGAACGCCGGAAGATGGAGAATTTCTCCTTGAGATAGACATTGACCGCGCCGAAGAACACCGGGGTATCCGCATCTATCGGCGCACCGGCGACGGGGATATACATCGGGGCCATCATGAGATCATGCCCGCGAGCGGCAAGCTCTTTGATGAACGCACCGTCGCGAAAACAATTCTCGCAGTAGAACGTATTGCCGAAGCCCGGCACGACATACACTATCCTCATCGCTTTGCCCCCAATGCGTACACGCGCCCGTCCTCGCAGCCGATGATGATTCGCCCGTCATCCACCGCGGGCGAGCTTGTGATGCGCCCGCCGAGCTCATATGACCAAATGAGTTTCCCTGTCGCAAGCGCTATCGCATACACGGAGCCGTCCGCCGAACCGACGATGACCGTATTCGATGCTATCACCGGCGAGCTGTCAACATCGCCGCGCGTTGAAAAGGTCCATACGCGTTTACCCGAGCGTGCATCCAGGCAGTATATCTTATTATCGCGGCGCCCGGCGACGACACGCCCTGATGCCACAGCCGCCGACGCGAAGAACGGCGCGCCGTCCTCCTCACCGAACTGCCACTCGATGCGGCCCTTCGCGATATCGGCGCAGATGAGCTTGCCGCCGTAATTGCCGAAATACGCACGCGTCCCGGCGATCGCCGGCGATGACGGTATGTACGAGGAAACATCGATGGCCGCGCGCTTCTCGCCGTTATATGAAAGCACATGGAGATTCCCGTCGCAGCCGCCGAAGGCGATACGCCCGTCGCTCACCGCAGGCGCGCCGTTGATGTAATTATCCGTTTCGAATTTCCACACGACGCGGCCGTGTTGGGCATCGAAGGCATAGAGCGTATTGTCATAACAGCCTGCGACAATGAGCCCCTTCCCGCTCGCCGCATTCGCCGACCCCGCGAACTGCTCGCCGGTTGAAAATCGCCAGCGTATGCTGCCGGTGGAAAGATCGAACGCATGGAACGTACCCGCGCTGTCGCCGATATAGACACTTCCTTCATAAATAAGCGGCGGTGCATCGAAGCTGTTGCTCGAGGGATATGACCAGAGCCGCTTGCCGTTGGACACCGAAAGCGCGAACACGCCGTCCCCGCCGATGCAGACGACACCCCGTGCTATGACCGGGGAGGATACCGTCTTTTTCCCCACGACATGCGACCAGAGAATGACGGGGCGATCGGGTATCGACGACACCGCGGTGCCGGATAAGGCGCCGTCGCCGCGGAATATCGGCCATTCGGCAAAAACCAGCGCGGCTGACAATATGATAAGAAGGGAACGCATGCAAGGAGTATAATCAAGTTATCCGTGATGTCAAATTACTATCGAAGATACTTCCTGAAGAATTCGACTATCACTTCGCGAAAATCGCCGCTTTTGGAATTGATGTAGAACGTATGCGGCGCATCGTTCACTACCGTATATTGATACGGCGCACCGCGGGCCTTCATTACGGCGATAAGCTCCTCGGAATACGCTATCGGCACGGTGACGTCCTTTGTGCCGTGGAGCGTGAATACCGGAGCACTATCCTTCTTCACATGCGTTATAGGCGAGAGTAATTCGAAAAGCGATGTCTCATCCTCGGCGCGCTTGCCGATCCATCCCTCGCCGCAGCCTCGCGTACTTTTCGACAGGGGTTTTCGTATGTCGGGTACCCCGTAGAGGTTCACCGCCGCTGCTATTTTCGTGGATGTCCCGGGGTAAAGAGGCGGATCGAGCCGTTCGTCATCGCCGGTCAATGCCATGAGCATGGCGAGATGGCCGCCCGCCGAACCGCCGATGGTCCCGATATGCGCAGGATCGATATGATACTTCGCCGCGTTCACGCGCAGGAATCGTATCGCGCTTTTCACATCGTGGATATTCGTCGGCCATGACGGCGCATTTTTCGCGGAGAGGAGATAGTTCACGCTTGCAGCCACGAACCCCGCGCGGGCAAGCGTATCGCATATCTGCGTTTCGCGTTTATCCGCCTTATCGCCGCCGCTCCAGCCGCCGCCATGTATCACGAGCACGGCGGGGAAGCGCTCATCTCCCGCCTCGGGCATATAGATATCGATCTTTTCCGCCCGTTCGGGAGCAAGATAAGCAACGTTCTTTTCAACAGCGATCTTACTGAACCGCTCAAAGGACGGCTTCACCTGGGCTTGTGCAGCGGCGCCTTCCGGTATCGCCGACACGATCGCTCGAAAGCGGGCTGATGTCCCCTCGCGGATGAATTGCAGCCGCGTTTCATACCAATCCTGTTTCGACTTGCGCCGGTCCTGCAGGAATCCGATGAACGATCCGGTCACCAGAATATCGCCGCCCATCGCCGGCAGCGCAATGGACTTCATCGACACATCGTTCATGATGGTGAACTCGTCCGCTTCTATCGGCAGCGGGACCATTTTTCCATCGGCTGTCACCGCCCTCCCCTTCGCGACAGCGAGCGGCATCTTGAACGAAAGCCGCACATCGATGATATCGTCGGCAAGGTCATCGATCGTATACGACAGCTCGATACCGGCGGCGGACCTCGTCACCGTCTGCGTGAAGGGATACTGCTTTTTCGATCTGCCCGCCGTGATAATGCCGTTGATCGCGAACGATGACGCATCGGTCTTCGGATATCCCGGATCGCGCTTTACCGATGCGGCGTTTTGCATCGTCGGCACATTGCCTGTTTCACTTATCACCATCTCGACGGCGACATCGTTGAATTTCATATCACCCGTATCGTTGATGGAAAGTCCGGCGACGCCATCGATGACGGCGCTCATAAGCGGTAACGCGCAGAGCAGAAAAATGATCGTACGCATGTATGCACTCCCGATATCATGGATGTATTATACCCTCCGCGTGTCATCGTGCAAGCATCATGCACATCTAAAGTGCCGTATAAGAATTTACGAACAAACCACAGAGAAATAGAAGAAGAGAGCACAGAGAGAAAAAACCACCCGTTGGGTAAAAACCAAAAACCCACTATTCCTCTCTGTGTTCTCTGTTTTTCCTCTGTGGTTGCATTTGTCTTACATAGTACCGGAGAAGCATCGCTGTCTTGCTTTTTCACCATTGGTGCGATAGTATCATTGCATGCAAAAAACGTTCTACATAACGACGCCGATATATTATCCGTCCAATTATCTGCACGTCGGCCACTGCTATACCACGGTAGCGGCCGATGTCATGGCGCGCTACAAACGCCTTACCGGACACGACGTATTCTTCCTCACCGGCACCGACGAGCATGGCGAAAAGATAGCGACGAAGGCGAAAGAGAACGGGCTTACGCCGCAGGAGCATGTCGACAAGATCAATGTCTGGATAAAGGCGCTCTGGAGACGGCTTGACATATCCTATGACCACTTCATCCGCACTACGGACGACTCGCACAAGAGATCGGTCACCGCGATATTCCAGAAGCTCTACGATCAGGGCGACATCTACAAGGGCACCTACGAAGGGCTTTACTGCGTCTCGGAAGAGGCGTATTTCACCGAATCGCAGGCGGTCAAGCGTGACGGCAAATTCTTCTGCCCCTCCGACGACTGCGGCAACGAACTGATACGCCGCACCGAAGAGGCGTATTTCCTCAAGCTGTCGAAGTATGCCGATTGGCTCTTGAAGTATTACGAGGAACATCCGGAATTCCTCGAGCCGCGCGAACGCGTGAACGAGATGGTGAACAACTTTCTCAAGCCGGGGCTCTCCGATCTCGCCGTATCGCGCACCAATCTTTCCTGGGGCATACCGGTGCCGTTCGACCCGAAGCACACCATCTATGTCTGGATCGATGCCCTCTCGAACTACATCACCGGCCTCGGCTACGCATCTTCGGACGATGCGCTCTTCAGGAAATTCTGGCCCGCGGACGTCCATCTCATGGCAAAAGAGATCGTGCGTTTCCATGCCATCATCTGGCCGATAACGCTCAAGATGCTCGGCGTTCCGCTCCCCAAAAAGATATACGGTCACGGCTGGATACTCTTCGAGGGCGGCAAGATGGCGAAAAGCAAAGGGAATGTCGTCGACCCGAACGTGCTCGCCGACCGCTACGGCATCGATGCGATACGCCACTTCCTCATGCGCGAGATGACGTTCGGCTACGACGGTCACTACACGCAGGAGGCGTTCTTGAAGCGCTTCAACGCCGATCTCGCCAACGACCTCGGCAATCTCTGGCATCGCACGACGACCATCGTTGAAAGCGCGTTCGGGGGAAAGCTCCCCGCTTTCGATGCGAAGAAGCTCACCGATGCGGAGCGGACACTTGTTGATAAAGCGCTTGCATTGGCATCCTCGGTCGAAGAGAAGCTCGAGAAATTGCAGTTCTCAGACGCACTTGTCGCTGTATGGGACGTCATAAGCGAAGCGAACCGCTATGTCGCCGGAGAAGCGCCGTGGAAAATGGCGAAGGACGCATCCCGCACGGAAGACCTTTCACGCGTCATCGTTACCGCCATGGAAACACTTCGCATCGTCATGACGCTGCTTTCACCCTTTCTTGTGGAGACCGCGAAAAAAGTATTCGAACGAATGTCATATACGCCGCACTGGGATGATGCACGGAAATTCGGCGTGCTTGCCGCCGGCACGGCGATCACCCGCGGGGAACCGCTCTTTGCGCGCGTCGAGATCGAGAAGGAACTGGCGCGGGACGCAAAACCGGAAAAAGCCGCGTCGAAGGAAAAGAAAATGGAAAAAGCACCGGCCATGGACGGCACGATAACCTATGATGATTTCAAGAAGCTCACGCTCCTCGTGGCAGAGGTGCTCGAGGCAAAACGCGTCGAGGGCTCGGAAAAACTGATACACATGACCATCGATATCGGCACGGAAAAGCGGAGCGTCGTGGGCGGGCTTTATCCGCATTACACGCCGGAAACGCTTATCGGCAAACGCGTTGTCTTCCTCGCCAATCTCGCGCCGCGTAAGCTCATGGGGATAGAATCGCAGGGGATGGTGCTCGCAGCAGGCGGGGAAACACTATCGCTCCTTACGCCCGATAAGGATATGTCGATCGGAACACGGATAAGCTGATGAATACCCATCGCATGCTGTTATTCTGTATCGCGGCGATACTCTTCGGGTTCGCACCGCCTCCGCCCAAGGGCGCACTTGCCGGTGTCGTCGAGATGGACGGCACGCCGTTCGATAATGTCCTCATCTTTCTCGATGAGAACAATTACCGCAAGCTCGACTGGAATTCAGGAAGATTCCTCATGGAGAAAGTGCCCTCGGGCGTCTATACGCTCAAGGTGCTTATCGCCGATTCTTCGCGCGGTCATTATGCGTTCGAATTCCCCCGATTCACCGTTCTGCCGAACACGATAACGACGATACCGTCCCTGCCGTTCACGAACGCAAAATGCAGACGCACGGAATCGCCGATACCGACCGTCTATCGTCACCGCTACTGGATAGAGCTCATACGGTTCAATCTCGATGACCCCAATATACGCAATGTACAGATCGAGAAACCGTTCATCATCTTCGGCGGGTATGACTGGCAGAAGGATATCGATGATGTAGCACGAGATCTTGTGAAACACTACGGGAACAATCCCGTGTATAACAATTACATCACGGTTGAAGGGCATGCCAGCACGAACGAGATGGGCGGCAGCGCGGCGCGCATCAGGGAGCTTGCCCGCGAACGGGCGAAAAGTGTCGTCAATTACATATCGCAGAACTATCACGTCGACCGCGACCGCTTCCTCATCTTCAGCCGCGGCGCCGATGATATGAAGAACGCAGGCGACCCCATGAACGGCGAGAACCGCCGTGTTGTCGTGTCGTATGACCTTCTCTACTGACCGACGATAATATCCATGCGCACCTCGACGCTCTACTCCCTCATGCTCATCCTCATCGCGGTGCTCTGCATCGTGCTCTCGCGCATCATCGATCTGTCGCCGCCGCGCACCGGCGAACGCACGAACACCGCCGCGACGAATGCGCTCACCGCCCCCGATGACACCCCGCGCATCGCCATTGTCATCGACGATTGCGGCGCACAGCGTACATACGAAGAACGATATCTCGCTCTTTCACCGGACATCGTATTCGCCGTTCTGCCGGAAGGCGCGTATGCATCGCGCTTCGCGGGCACGCTCGCACAGCGGGGGTATGAATACATCGTTCACATGCCGATGGAACCGCATGATGAGAACGAAGTACGCGGCATGCACTATCTCACGGTCAGCAATGATGCCAAAGCCGTGAAGATATCACTTGAGAAGGCATTCACCGCCGTCCGCGGCGCCCGCGGCATGAACAATCACACCGGCTCGCGGTTCACGGAAGAAAAGACATCGCTCGTTGCGGTGGCCGATTTCTGCAGGGAACGCGGCGTCTATTTCCTCGATTCACGGACATCGATAAAGAGCGCCGCGTATGATGTCATGCG includes these proteins:
- a CDS encoding glycosyltransferase family 4 protein, with product MRIVYVVPGFGNTFYCENCFRDGAFIKELAARGHDLMMAPMYIPVAGAPIDADTPVFFGAVNVYLKEKFSIFRRSPSWLERILNAPFILSLASSQSGSTRVRGLEGMTLSVLRGESGNQAKELDRLVQWLIEYGKPDIVHLSNALLIGLAPAIRAKTKARVVCSLQDEDTWVNEMEKPLDKEAWSVMREQAKHVDAFIAVSRTFGRAMQKRLAIPASKLHVSYIGVPTKAYKRSVLPDTPVIGYLSRLTPSLGLDILIDAFILLKKDERFARARLRLTGGLTGDNKNFVEAMKRKLRHAMCIDDVDIIPDAYRDDPHGFLSSLTVLSVPVPEGEAFGTYLIEAFASGVPVVQPAAGAFPEIIRLAGAGALYSPNTPQKLADALASLLGDRKRLERLANAGVRAAKKHFDVAVMAASVERVYRKLR
- a CDS encoding PQQ-binding-like beta-propeller repeat protein; the protein is MRSLLIILSAALVFAEWPIFRGDGALSGTAVSSIPDRPVILWSHVVGKKTVSSPVIARGVVCIGGDGVFALSVSNGKRLWSYPSSNSFDAPPLIYEGSVYIGDSAGTFHAFDLSTGSIRWRFSTGEQFAGSANAASGKGLIVAGCYDNTLYAFDAQHGRVVWKFETDNYINGAPAVSDGRIAFGGCDGNLHVLSYNGEKRAAIDVSSYIPSSPAIAGTRAYFGNYGGKLICADIAKGRIEWQFGEEDGAPFFASAAVASGRVVAGRRDNKIYCLDARSGKRVWTFSTRGDVDSSPVIASNTVIVGSADGSVYAIALATGKLIWSYELGGRITSSPAVDDGRIIIGCEDGRVYALGAKR
- a CDS encoding alpha/beta hydrolase, whose translation is MRTIIFLLCALPLMSAVIDGVAGLSINDTGDMKFNDVAVEMVISETGNVPTMQNAASVKRDPGYPKTDASSFAINGIITAGRSKKQYPFTQTVTRSAAGIELSYTIDDLADDIIDVRLSFKMPLAVAKGRAVTADGKMVPLPIEADEFTIMNDVSMKSIALPAMGGDILVTGSFIGFLQDRRKSKQDWYETRLQFIREGTSARFRAIVSAIPEGAAAQAQVKPSFERFSKIAVEKNVAYLAPERAEKIDIYMPEAGDERFPAVLVIHGGGWSGGDKADKRETQICDTLARAGFVAASVNYLLSAKNAPSWPTNIHDVKSAIRFLRVNAAKYHIDPAHIGTIGGSAGGHLAMLMALTGDDERLDPPLYPGTSTKIAAAVNLYGVPDIRKPLSKSTRGCGEGWIGKRAEDETSLFELLSPITHVKKDSAPVFTLHGTKDVTVPIAYSEELIAVMKARGAPYQYTVVNDAPHTFYINSKSGDFREVIVEFFRKYLR
- the metG gene encoding methionine--tRNA ligase — protein: MQKTFYITTPIYYPSNYLHVGHCYTTVAADVMARYKRLTGHDVFFLTGTDEHGEKIATKAKENGLTPQEHVDKINVWIKALWRRLDISYDHFIRTTDDSHKRSVTAIFQKLYDQGDIYKGTYEGLYCVSEEAYFTESQAVKRDGKFFCPSDDCGNELIRRTEEAYFLKLSKYADWLLKYYEEHPEFLEPRERVNEMVNNFLKPGLSDLAVSRTNLSWGIPVPFDPKHTIYVWIDALSNYITGLGYASSDDALFRKFWPADVHLMAKEIVRFHAIIWPITLKMLGVPLPKKIYGHGWILFEGGKMAKSKGNVVDPNVLADRYGIDAIRHFLMREMTFGYDGHYTQEAFLKRFNADLANDLGNLWHRTTTIVESAFGGKLPAFDAKKLTDAERTLVDKALALASSVEEKLEKLQFSDALVAVWDVISEANRYVAGEAPWKMAKDASRTEDLSRVIVTAMETLRIVMTLLSPFLVETAKKVFERMSYTPHWDDARKFGVLAAGTAITRGEPLFARVEIEKELARDAKPEKAASKEKKMEKAPAMDGTITYDDFKKLTLLVAEVLEAKRVEGSEKLIHMTIDIGTEKRSVVGGLYPHYTPETLIGKRVVFLANLAPRKLMGIESQGMVLAAGGETLSLLTPDKDMSIGTRIS
- a CDS encoding OmpA family protein, with product MNTHRMLLFCIAAILFGFAPPPPKGALAGVVEMDGTPFDNVLIFLDENNYRKLDWNSGRFLMEKVPSGVYTLKVLIADSSRGHYAFEFPRFTVLPNTITTIPSLPFTNAKCRRTESPIPTVYRHRYWIELIRFNLDDPNIRNVQIEKPFIIFGGYDWQKDIDDVARDLVKHYGNNPVYNNYITVEGHASTNEMGGSAARIRELARERAKSVVNYISQNYHVDRDRFLIFSRGADDMKNAGDPMNGENRRVVVSYDLLY
- a CDS encoding divergent polysaccharide deacetylase family protein, producing the protein MRTSTLYSLMLILIAVLCIVLSRIIDLSPPRTGERTNTAATNALTAPDDTPRIAIVIDDCGAQRTYEERYLALSPDIVFAVLPEGAYASRFAGTLAQRGYEYIVHMPMEPHDENEVRGMHYLTVSNDAKAVKISLEKAFTAVRGARGMNNHTGSRFTEEKTSLVAVADFCRERGVYFLDSRTSIKSAAYDVMRDMHIPAAKRDIFLDDTRTVRAIRERFNALIARAKRQGSAIAIGHYTSEMTLAVLAEELPRLTEHGVRLVRLSELVQ